GGTAAGGTAGCAAGATTCGGTCAGAAACTGAGACCATACTGCAATACGTCGATGACGCATTGGAGTTGTTGTTGAAATAGACAGCCACACATCTCAGCGAGGTAACACACACGGCGTGTAAGTTGCTAACTTCAACAAGGCCCTTGGCTTCTTTATGCAATAGGTAAAATGGGCAGGCACGGACTATGTCATcactctccctttttttttctcgGTATGCGTAAGATCGGCAAGTGTGAGATTTGGGGTCACGAAAGCTTTAGAGAGGGAGTGTGTTGTGTGATGCCACTGGAGCTGAGTGAGACGAAGCACTTTAGAATGAAGACGTGACACTAGCACACGTCTGGTGGAGGCGCTAGCCAGACCAGAGGGCCTGGGCTGCAGTACAGGAGAGGAGAACCCGGGACAGGTAGAGCacagagcagcagcggcagcggcagcgcgccGGCACTGGAGGCTGGTGGCTGCCGCTTTTTGCGCAGCGCAGACCAGTGCGGCTTCTGGGAATAACGGCGCGCAGACCTGGCGACCCCGCGCCGCCGGACACGCCGCGCTCTGCTCTGGTCGGCTGAGCTCTGAGACTTGACTCCGCGTCGGGGTGGCGGGTGGCGGGCCGCGCCTGGCAGTGGGCGGCCCACCGGCTGTGCTACCCCGACACTGCCTACGCCAACGTCGTTCTGTTGCGTACCGAGGTACGGTGGAAACGACGTGTGGAATGGGCGGCCCTTTACAATGGCTCAAAGCGGGTGCAAAAGAGAATCTTTGAAAGACAGCTGAAGTATCCTCTCGAGGGTTGTTAACTGACCAGTATCTTTCTGTTTTATATTTAGAAAATTTCGTTCCTTCTCAAGCATATTATTTACCTGCGCTACTGCTAAACCAGTAATTCATCGCGTTAGAGGCTTCAATGAAGAAATCCTTTCGATCTTCCTTAAATTAGCGAATCGTTTTACGTGAAATTCAAAAGGTTTACTTTCACTATCGTAGGACTGTCTATGTGTGCGCTCAAGATTAGCTACGTTAGAAGCTTTATTCGGAGCATTGGGCTGTGGAAGGGAATTGTGGTAGGAGGAGAGGGGCAGACCACTGTGTCTGAAAGGGAATCGTCAGCTGAGTCTCCTTAAAAGTTCTTCAGTATGATATTCGCTTCATTTACGCTTCGGGAGCATATTAAACGTAGACTGCAATCGTAGAAAGTGAAAGATTACATTGCAGACAGTACCACTGATCGTACAATATACGACAGAAAGATGCGCTCTAATACTCGAAAGCAAAACGCCAAGTACGCAGTTATCTCACATAGCTAAAGCGACCGACATTACCAGCAAAGGATGACAATCTTCGCTGAAGCATGCAGAAACTGGCTTCGATTATATGAAGAGGAGCTGAAAAATTCGATTCCGTTTAATTCTTTTAGTTTTAGTAAGATGCATTTTGAATGAAACACTGTTGTAAGGACATACCACTCTACGTTTCGTTTCTGATACTTAAGTACCCTAAAAATATTTCTCCAATCACGAATACTAGAAAAGTGAAAGAGGAACTTTGTCATCTGcagcaaaaagaaacagaaactcaTTCGTGGGCAACTGAAACGCCGAAGGGCAAAATTACAAGAAAACCTTGCATCCCTGAGTGTCACTCAAACGCCAAAGACCACAGGAAAGGAAATGTTGAAAACGactatcacaaaacacaaatacatTTGTActgcataaaaacaaaactagcaaTTGCAACTCCTCGCTTCAAACCCAACTTCAATTACGATAGGAAACAGAAATTAGTGAAAAgaagaatattaaaaaattaaaacgcGCTACTTCAGCGCGAAAAACAAAGGGCAAAAAAGATAATTGTCTTCAAAAgtcgatttaaaattaaagtttattgCTGAACAGCGACGAAACATCAAATGGCGAATAACAGATTCCTTCCTTTTTAAGTGAAAAACAAGCACCGCTACGCATGGACTATTCTATGGATGGGTACTGAACAAACAATGCTATAAACCGTTCAAAGAAACAATTCACATGAAAATTCAACAGAATGTGTACTGGTGCAATAGCCAGTAACGGAATGAATGTCAAAAATCTGTGAAAATTAAGTACGCAATCAGCTCGGAAGAGGAAACGCGAAACTCCAGAGATGTATCAAGCACGTAGCTTCCTGTCAGTCTTTCTTCTCTCATTTAATTGTACACTGGCACTTTCACAATACGCACCAACATTACAAGCTAGGTTAGACATCTGTCAGCCGTACCAGATAACGTATTAGCAGCCAACTTCGCTAAATCATGGCTCTGGCCTTcccataataatttttttctgtaatatttcTGCCTTACACTTCAGAGACGCCTTCCACTTCAGACATTTTGCAGCACCCAGCATTTTCACATGACCGTTATTACTAGCAAGTTCCCCAGTTTCTGCTGTCTTTTCATATGCCGGCTGTATGCATGGTTTTACCATCTAGAACTGAATAAGCTTGGCACTTTTCATATCGACTGGCACTCTTAATGCCGATATCTCTCGCATTCTCAACTCAGTCTATCCCACTCAACCGCCTCAGCAACGCGAGTATCTACTTGTAAAGTCTGCAGTCCTACTTTCTTTGGACATTGCAGTCGAGTGAGTAATGGCCTCTTGTCCCCATAAGAGACGATATTTCTCCTGCTCCAAATCAGACGCATATCAATTCGTTAtagaaaatcaaatttatttctCTTCTAGGCTGCGAATGTTCGACTTTACAAGTTTTGTCCTGGAAAAGACTGAGCTGAATCCAGCGCAACACGAAACTTTATTTACAACACTTGTTAACGAGTCAGTATGGCACTTGCTTCGCGTGACACTAACAGATTCTTCGACAATGCGAGAGGTAAACAGGGCAGTACGTACGAACACAGAAGGGTCACAGTACTTATGTGGACTACATACAATGGGGACAATCATTTTATTGGGCAAAGGGATTGGCAAGTGTCCGCTGGAGATGCCAAAGGACGAAATGTGAGAACTCGAGTTGTGAGTATTTTAATTTCCAAATATCCCTCAATGAACGAGATGAAAAGTGTGATGAGGCGCAAGAATGCCGTCGTACGAGGGCAGCTCGAGGTCTCATCTGTCAGACAATAAgaataataagaacaacaacaacaacaacaatttttacaaGTAGACGGGTCTCTTAGAGACCAGCAAAGCATTTACAAAAAGCTCCCGTCCCTCGATTATTTTCGCCGCCGGCAGTACGGAGGAAGTGCAGTAGTTTGTAACAATAACAGGTGCGGGTGTCCAGAGACGTACTTGCAGCGGCCGGGAAGCGTGGCGTCGGGCGCCggcggaggggagggggagcggtggagggggggggggggggggcgaggcgtGGGCAGCCGCCGGTCGGGCGCAGCCAGTTTTTAATAGCGCTGGCGATCGCAGCCCCACCTGCTGGCCGCGTGCCCGTTCGAGCCCCGCTCAGGTAAAGAATTGTCGTCTGTTCCGCTGTTCTAATTATAATGGCccgctgtggcggcggcggcggcgacgacacgCGTGCGAGCGTCAGCCCACTGCCAGATCGATATTGGCCGAGGCCGAGCACGGCACGGCAGCCACGACACGCTACGCTGGTCGCCTCGCCCCACAGTGACGTCAAAACACGCCGATACCACCACCTACTCCGCCGCTCCGCAGCATCCGAGGCCACATGCTCTTCCCGTACTTACCGACTCTCGAGTGTCACCTCACAGTATTTCATGTGATGTATACATTGTCGCTGCACCTCCATGCTACTATCTAGCCATTGCGTACGCCACTCTGTAACACTGTTGTTTGTCAGCACTTTATAGGGAGGCGGAGCCCTGCCGCTTGTGTTGCTCATCGCTGTGGCTCCCAACTTTTGATATCAATATCGCCTCTAATTGGCTCGTACTGCCTTCCCACGAGTGTACACTTGGGCTTCGCGGTATAGAAAGTGTCGCTGCTTGTAACTGCTTTCGTGCTGCTACCCATCTAGCCGCAGAAAAAGTGCGCACAATGTCAGCACTGTGTTTACAGGTGGAAGTCGTCAGCGACAGATGTGATTTTCTGGCAGCTCCGAAGTTATCCAGTTCCAATTACCGGCTGCCACAGATAGTCAGACTGCCTGCAAGCAGTGGAGCTGATGGGCGTACGAGTACTATGGTGCGATTCTTTGGCGAACCGAGGGAGCTCCAAAGAGAATGGCATCTGCTCGGGGGGATagaattttcaataaaatttcagtGTTAATCCCGGTTTCATATTCCACACCCAAGAGTGTTCACTTGGGCTCCACGGTGCAGAAAGTCTGGCAGAGGCTCCCGACGTGTTCGTGTCGACACCCGTCGGGCCACAGGAGTACTCTACAGTGCCAGCACTGTGTCGACAGGTGGACGTCGTGATGTACAGATGTTTTCCTGGAGGCTCTCTGAAACTGACTCCAGGTGCGACGCAGATTGGTGTACAAGTAATGACATTTTGATACTTATTAGAAGCTTGGGAGATACAGAACAGTAGTCCCCACAGCATACAGTTAATCGGAGGATGACACTTCACAGCAACGCCCGGGGACGAGCACCTGAAGCTGGCAGTGCGCCGTCTCGAAGTTGCAGTCGTCCAGATGATGCTCGGTGACCACTAGCCGGTAAATCGGCGCACAGTCCGTCCGTCGCGAGCGGCTCTCGGAGACACGGGAGGAGGGTGAGCGCGGTGCCGGTGCCGCCGCTACTGCAGGCCGGGTTCCATGGAGAGCGCGGAGAGCGCCTGCGAGGGGCTGGCCGGTTCCTCGAGCTCCTGCTTGGGCTGCACCAGGTTGAGTCCCAGGCCGGGGGCGGCGCCGGTGCCGCCTCGCGCGTGCGTGCGCATGTGGCGCGTGATCATGTCGCGCCGGCACGCCGCGTACGGGCACTGCGGGCACTTGTACGGCTTCTCGCCCGTGTGCGTGCGCTGGTGCGTGCTCAGGTGGTCCGAACGCGAGAACACCTGCCCGCAGACGCGGCAAGTGTACGGCTTGATACCCGTGTGCAGCCGCATGTGCCGCGTCAGCATGTCGGAGCGCGCGAACGAGCGCCGGCACACCTCGCACAGGTAGGCGCGCTCCGgggcgccgctgccgccgccgccggacCCGGAACACGAgccgcccgcgccgcccccgccgccgcccgacGCCGAGTTGCGGTGCCGGCTGGCCATGTGCTTGGCGAGGCGGTCGTGCAGGCTGAACATCTGGCCGCAGACGGGGCACACGTAGGCGACGTCGGCGCCCGGCGGCATTTCCTCGACGACGGGCGACACCTCCAGGTTGTAGCGCACCGCGACGCTCGCCATGGTGGTGGGCGACGCCACGTCCCCGCGCACCACGGGCACCGCGACGCCGCCGGCCGTCACGACGGCGGCGGGCGTGCCGGGCTCCGACGAGCCCGTGCTGCTGCTCGTGTGGCACGACCACGCCGACGCGGAcgtcgacgccgacgccgacgcggcCTTCATCGACAGGTCGAGCGGCGAGTCTTGGGACCCCGAGCCCTCCGACTCCAGGGAGCCGCCCTTGCTCGGCGCCGACAGCGCTGCTGGCCGCCGTGCCGCCTGCAACATGCCACCGTCACATTACCGACTAAGATCACAGGGCCAGTAAGTTAGCAGTAATTTTTtcggaaattcgtggtaagttcctatgggaccaaactgctgatttcatcggttcctaggcttatacactacttaatataacttcaacttacgctaaggacaacacacacacccatgcccgaaggtggattccaacctccaacggggggggggggggggggggccgcccGAACCGTGGCAAGAAGCCCTAGCCCGCGTGGCGAAGTTGATAGTGTTTCGTCTGACTCTACATTTACATGAATTCTCTGCaggggttcatcgagccaccttcacaataattctcgtaCAGCGCGCAAAAGAGGCGACTATTCATATCACTCCGCGCGAGCTCTAAGTTCTCTTAATTTATTTTAGTGATCGTTTCCCCCAATGTAGGTCGGCGTCGTCAAATGTTTTCGCAGTTTGAGGACattgttggtgattgaaatgttgtgagaagattccaccgcaacgaaaaacgcctttgttttaatgatgtctaccccaaaagaattttgctatttggggagcaaaataactgatgatggtcgaagtagagaagatatataatgtagactgacaatggcaaggaaagcgtttctgaagaagagaaatttgttaacatcgagtatagatttaagtgccaggaagtcgtttctgaaactatttgtatggagtgtagccatgtatggaagtgaaacatggacggtaaatagtttggacaagaagagaatagaagcttttgaaatgtggtgctacagaagaatgctgaatatcagatgggtagatcacataactaatgaggtggtactgaatagaactggggagaagatgagtttgtggcacaacttcactagaagaagggatcggttggtaggacatgttctgaggcatcaagggatcaccagtttagtactgtagggcagcaaggagggtaaaaatcgtagtgggagaccaagagatgaatacactaagcagattcagaaggatgtaggttgcagtaggtactgggagatgaaggagcttgcacaggatagagtagcatggagagttgcatcaaaccagtctcaggactgaagaccacaacaacaacaacaacaaccccaaatcctgtatcatttcagtgacactctctcccctacttcgcgataatacaaaacgtgctgcccttctttgaaattcctCGATGTACTCAGGTCAATCCTAtccagtaaggatcccacaccacgcagcagtattcttaaagaggacggacaagggtagtgtaggtaTTGTCCTtggtatatctgttacattttcgaactACCgtgccactaaaacgcagtcttcggttagccttcctaataacattttctgtgttccttccaatttaagtagttcgtaattgtaaatcctaggtatttacgGTCttcacatttgactgatttatcggacaaccgaagtttaacgaattccttttagcactcatatggatgacctcacactttcggttatttagggtcaattgtcaaattttgcaccacacagatatcttttctagatcgtttggcaatttgtttttatcttctgatgacgttactagtcgataaacggcagcatcatctgcaaacaatctaagacggctgttcagattctctcctaattcgtttatatggataaggaacagcaaagggcttataacagtgccttgagaacgccagaaatcacatctgttttactcgatgactttccgtcaattactacgaactgtgacctctccgacacgaaatcacgaatccagtcacataagtatTTTTATTTCCTTCTGTGTATATTACTCCAATTTATGCTTTGTTGCCACTGTAAAGTTTTTCATTATTGTCCTTTTGAAATTAGTACGTCTAAAATTTTTCGCGAATTTTAATAATCGCTGGAGAAGTAAGTAGGTACCAAAAGACTGGCTAAAACTCAAAGTAACATCTATCTTTAAAATCGGCGATAAACACAAACGTAATAACTGTAGACCATTCCGCGTATAAATTATATGTtgtctatccgttctgccttatctgatcttaagtgttacaaagctcttttaaattctgactcgtTTAGCCACTCCCATTTCCGTttacgatttcttcacgttttttcaGCAGTCATTTCGCCTTGGCAGCCCGGCACTTTTAATTATTTCATGTTTAGGTGATTTACATTCCTGTCTTtctctgagcatttttgtactttcttctctaGTCGGTCACTTTAAGTGCTCTGTGGTCAGCAGGAGCTGGCGCGCGAAACGAGTCGGGTGGGCTGAAACAGGTCGCAACAGCATGCAGTAGGAAGCGGCGACGTACCATTTCCCGCGTGTCGAGCCATAGCGGCAGGTCGGAGTCGGAGTGCGAGCGGCGGCGAAAGGCGTCGGGCGAGGCGGCGTGCAGGTACTGGGAGTGCAGGTAGTACTCGAAGCTGAAGCAGCTGGCGCAGCCGCACGACAGCGGCGTGCCCGGCTCGGGGCCCGAGCTGCCCGCGGACTCGCCGCCCGCGgccgcccccgccaccgccgccgcagccgcccccGCCGTCACACCGGCCTGCGGCGCCGGAGCCTGCGACAGCGCGGTCACCGGCGGAGGCGTCGTGCTGTCGCTGCAACACATCGAGGACACCTTGCTTGTCAACATCAACATCAAACTCAAAAGAGAAAAGTATATGCCTGCAAGAACAGTAAAAGCACAAAGATACCAAGAGACACTAATTCGGCCACGAGAAGCTATGATTTTattgaag
This genomic stretch from Schistocerca cancellata isolate TAMUIC-IGC-003103 chromosome 5, iqSchCanc2.1, whole genome shotgun sequence harbors:
- the LOC126188594 gene encoding zinc finger protein 500-like, with protein sequence MTMAEAAAEAAPAPAPDHRKQRKRKRLSAVVDQLALHNNNNNNNNNNNVPPSGANSPDCEDEDVFSDSTTPPPVTALSQAPAPQAGVTAGAAAASAGSSGPEPGTPLSCGCASCFSFEYYLHSQYLHAASPDAFRRRSHSDSDLPLWLDTREMAARRPAALSAPSKGGSLESEGSGSQDSPLDLSMKAASASASTSASAWSCHTSSSTGSSEPGTPAAVVTAGGVAVPVVRGDVASPTTMASVAVRYNLEVSPVVEEMPPGADVAYVCPVCGQMFSLHDRLAKHMASRHRNSASGGGGGGRAYLCEVCRRSFARSDMLTRHMRLHTGIKPYTCRVCGQVFSRSDHLSTHQRTHTGEKPYKCPQCPYAACRRDMITRHMRTHARGGTGAAPGLGLNLVQPKQELEEPASPSQALSALSMEPGLQ